ATATTCCATTTATAAGTTTGAGTATTAATTTGGATATATATAGGTTTGTAACATGAATAATAGATTTTAGATGGAACTTAGAAATTCAAATGAATTTTTACATCTATGAAATTAATCTAATAATTATGGGTAAAATTTAAGATAAATAATAATAAAGAAAAGAAAGAGGGATTTTTGTAGTGGGGGTTAACCTTGATAAGTACCAGATGAGTGCAGTAAAGGCAGAGGAAAGAAATGCATTGATAGTAGCAGCACCAGGCTCTGGAAAAACAACAGTTATTATAAATAAAGTTGACCATTTGGTTGAAAATAAAAAAGTTCCTAATGGAAATATAATAGTAATTACTTTTACAAAAGCGGCAGCACAAAATATGAAAAATAGGTATGAAGCTGCTTTTAATAAAAATAGATCTCCTTTCTTTGGAACGTTTCATGGCCTTTTTTATAAAATTCTTTTAAGAAGTGGAAAAAATATTGAAATAATAGATGGATCAATTGTTCACAAAATAGTTAGCAACGTTTTAATGAAATATTTTGATGAAATTAATGAAGATAAAGTAAAGGAAGCTGTAAATAATATTTCTTTATTTAAAACTTCAAGAGTGCCTTTGAGTGAATTTAAATCTTCTCTTGCAAAAGAAATTTTTATTGAAGCTTTAGAAAAATATGAAGACTATAAGAAAGAAAATAACAAACGAGACTTTGATGATTTAGCAATTGAAGTTTTGGAGATGCTTCAAAGAGATGAAAATATGCTTGAAAGTTATAGAAAATTATTTAGGTATGTATTAGTTGATGAATTTCAAGATTGTGATGAAATGCAGGTTGATTTCTTAAAGCTAATAAATGATGGAAAAGAAAATTCACTTTTTGCAGTTGGAGATGAGGATCAATGCATTTATTCATTTAGAGGCTCAAAGCCAGAATATATGGTTAGCTTCGATAAAATATTTAAAAATGGTAAGAAATATTACTTATCAGTTAATTATAGAAGTAAAATGAATATAGTTGATAAATCAAAAGAAATAATAAGATTTAATAAGGAAAGAAATAATAAAGAAATACATTGGAATAGAGAAGCTGAAGGCATTATTAAATGGTTTAATCCATATAATGAAAAAATGCAAGGAGAAAGTCTGGCTGATATTATTGAAAAGAATAGAAGTTTGGGTACTCCTTATGAAGATAATGCAATATTATATAGAACTAATATAGAATCTATGACGATTATAGAGGTATTAGCAAAAAGAAAAATTCCATTTACTTTGCTAGATAGGGAATACAATTTCTTTGAAAATTTTATATGCAAAGATTTAATTGCATATTTAAAATTATCCATTAATCAATTTGATTTAGAAAGTTTTATACAAATAATAAATAAGCCTTTTAGATATATAAGTAAAGGAAATATTGCATATATAAAAAATTATGCTAAGGAAGAAAATCCTTTTGATATATTGATTAGTAAAGAAGATATTCCTCCATTTCAAAAGAAAAAGTTTGATGATTTAAGAAAAGAAATAAATTATTTAAATAAAATATCATTATCAGCAGCAATTTCCTGTATAATTACAGACCTAGGATATATGGAGCATTTAAAAGGATATGCTAAAAAGCTTAATCAAAGTATAGAGGATTTGGAAGATATAATAGAGGAATTTAAGGTGGCTGCAGAAGGCAGCAAAACTATATTTGAATTTTTGTCACATATTGAAGAAGTCAAGCAGTCAATAGAAGAAAGCAAGAAGAAAACTAAAAGAGAAGGGGTTATATTGAGTACAATCCACGGGGTCAAGGGAATGGAGTTTAAAAACGTCTATGTTATTAACTGTGTTGAAGAAACAATACCTCATGCTAATAGTATAAAAGATAATATTGAAGAGGAAAGAAGACTTTTCTACGTTGGAGTAACAAGAGCTATAGATAATCTTTATTTATTTTCACCAAGAAATAGAAAAGGACAGTTTAAAGAGGTTTCACGATTTATAATTGAAGGAAAGTTAAATGATTTGCCAGTTGATACCTTTGGATATGAAGTTGGAAACAAGGTTGCGCATAGAACCTATGGAGTGGCTGAAATAGCAGAACTTGATGAAAAGGACAACGATAAGATTAAACTGAAGTTTGGTGATGGGACATTTAGGAGTTTTTCTTTGAAGGTGTTGGTGGATAATAATTTGATTGAGAGGGCTGAGTGATAGATAAAGGATAAAACTCACTTTGTCTTAGATATATTTCTTAAATGAAAGTGTGCTAATTAAATTACTAAAAATTTAAAAGGGAAATTTATATGAAGAAAATTCAATTGCCTAAACCAACAAGTCAATGTGAAGAGGAACCATATGTCCAAATGAATAATAGTATGGTAATAATTAGATATTCGTATGAAGATGAGCGATTAAGCAGTGTGATTTCAATAAAATTTAAAATAATCTATAGTTTTACCTATACTGAATGCGAGTATATGGATACTAGTGATTATACTTTTGGATTAGTTGAAATTGATAATTCAAGAATCAAAAGTGATTTGTTGACAGTTTGGGATTTGAAAAATAGACCTATTGATGAAGCTTTTGGTGGAGAAGTAGAGAAGATAAAACATTATAGATTATATTTTGATGATTATGGTATGTATGACATCATATGCAAAAATATTCAAATTGGAGAAGAAGTCAAATAAAGATTATTTGATAAATGCTAATTTTACATATTTAATTGAAATATGCACTGATGTATAATTATGGTATATAAATTTTAGGGGGAAAATAGATGAAAAAACCAAAATTAAAAAATGTAATTATAAGTTCATTAATAGTAACTTCAGTGTTTGCTTTAAATCCAATAGGCGTTTCAGCAGAATGGAAATCTGATAGTAATGGCTGGTGGAATACAGAAGGAAATTCTTGGTCTGTTGGCTGGAGAAATATAAATGGTAAGTTGTATTATTTTAATGCTAATGGATATATGGCCCATGATACTACAATAGATGGACATTATTTAGATTCTAATGGAGCTAGTACAACATCAAATACTCAAAATCAAACAGAGTACTCTGAGCCAGCAACAGGAGATATGACAGGGTGGCAGAAACTCAGGGGGCATAAATATGAAAGTGTAGCAGAAATTTATTTTAAACTGGAAAATGGAATTCAAAGTGTTCAAGTAAAGGATATAAGAAATGTTGATGAAAATAAAGTTGTTGAATGGGTAGACGATAATGGCGTAAAGAGACATAACACTGTTGGAGAAATATATCAATTGTTTAAGTATTCTAATACATATACAACAGATTGGTTTAGCAATAAATTTGGAAATTTATATGGCGAGTGGCTGTTAACGGGTTCATTGGATGCAGATAACGTGGTAGCAGATTATTTACAAAAGACAGGACAAATTAAAAATAGATCTTATGTAACACTTACTCCAACTACAGTAATTGAAACTGAAGAGAGGAAAGAAAAAAATATTAGTACTGAAGAAATAATAAATAATATTGAAAAATATATGGATAAGGAATATAAAAAAGAAAAAAATAAAACTGCTGATGACAACAATTCCAGTGATGAATGAGTAATTAATGTAGTTAAAAATTAATTTTCTATGAAAGTTGTATAAGCTATTCAGTAAAGATTACTTAATATAATTCGAAAAATACAATATAAACATATTAAGTAAGAAGGTGGAAGGGTGAATATAAGAAGTGGTAGTACTGTAAGTGTATATAAAAAAATGCATGAATACATTATTGAAGAAAAGAAAAAAAACGCTCAATTAAATACTACTCTTAATTCAAAAGATAAAAACAAAAAGAACTCTAATAATGATAGTTTTATCAAAAATATTATTGATCAGAAAGCTCAAATGAATGATATATTAGATAAGGTAAATCAAGAGAACTTTAAGAGAAGAGTACAATTAGAAGATGAAAAAAATGAAGCTATAAAAAATGTAAAAGATGTATGTAAAGCTAATAAAGCATTATTTTCAAAGGATAAAGGATATTCAAAAGAACTAGATGCTATATTATCTGGTAATGTAGATGAAGTCATAGATTCAATGGATTTCGCTGATGTTTCTAAACATATTGGGAATTTAGAATATGGTGTTGCAAAAGGCACAAGTGAAGAGATAATAAAAAAATATCAAGAGGCTTTAAAGAAATATTATGAAGAAGGTGCAGATAAAAAAGAAACTTTTGCTCAATATATGGGAGATAGTAAAGGCTTAAATATTGATGAAGTTATGTCAAGTAAGTCAACAAGTGATCAGGTTAAAGGTCATTTAGCTGCATTGGAATGCTTAAAAGCTTCGTATAAAGGGTTATATGATACTATAGATAGAATAAAGGCATTTAAAGAAGAAAGTGCTAGGAGAGTCAAAGAATTAAAAGAAAATATGGAAAAAAATATTCAAGCTCTTGGGAAATTTGAGAAGATATAGAGTAAAGTATGCTATATTAGTGAAAATATAAGAGTCTTGAAGCTTTTAAAGGCAAGATTATTTTAGTATAACCTTGCCTTTTTTTATTGAAATTATTGTTGAATTTATTATAAAGATATTCATTTCTTCTCTACATCACCTATCTCTAAGTACTATCGCTTGTACATAATTATAATTTATGACTGATAATTCTAATCTATATTACGTTAAAACTGTTTAAATAGTATATAAAATCATTAAGTAATTATTAGATAATTACTTAATGGATTTGTTTATTGCTTTTTTAAGATATATAGAACTAATAAAACATTGTATGAATATGCCTAATAATATATAATTTATAGTGTATTTATCAATAATTAAGAAATATAAATAAGATAAATAAAGGTTGTGTTTATATGGAATTAAAAAGGTTTAATCAAAAAGATATAATTTTTGCCCTAGATATAGGTACGAGATCTATTATAGGAACAGTTGGAATAATTAAAGATAAAAAATTTCAAGTAGTATGTGAGAAATACTTGGAACATGAAGAAAGAGCCATGGTAGATGGACAAATTCACGATATAACTTTAGTAGCATCTGTTGTTCAAAAAGTTAAAAGTTATTTAGAAGAAGAACTTCAAATACAATTAAATGAAGTATCAATTGCTGCGGCAGGAAGATTCCTTAGGACAATTGATGTTAAGACTGAACTTGAGCTTAATGAAGATGAAGAAGTCAATAAAGAAATTGTAAGAGGCCTTGAATTAAGTGCGGTTAAGAAAGCAGAAGAAGAAATTTCTGCTGTAACTGAAGGAAAACTATATTGTGTTGGATATTCAGTAAAAAACTATTATTTAAATGGATTTTTAATATCTAATCTAATTGGTCATAAGGGAGAAAATATTGGAGCTGAAGCAATAGCTACATTTTTACCAAGATCTGTAATAGATTCTCTTTATGCGGTTATGAATAGAGTTAATTTGAAGGTTGTAAATTTAACTTTGGAACCAATTGCTGCAATGGAAGCAGCTATACCAAAGAATTTAAGACTTTTAAATATTGCTTTAGTAGATATTGGAGCAGGTACTTCCGATATAGCAATAAGTTCAAAAGAAAGTATTTCAGCTTATGGAATGGTGCCAATGGCAGGAGATGAAGTTACAGAAACAATTGTGCAGGAATATCTAGTTGATTTTAATACTGCAGAAAATATTAAAAGATCTATAGTAAATGAAAAAGAAGTTACATACATTGATGTTTTAGGAATGGAAAATACAGTTTTATCAGAAAATGTGTTTAAGCTTATTAATTCTATTGTTACTAAAACAGCAGATGAAATATCTAAGAAAACTTTAGAATTAAATGGGGGGAAAGCTCCTAGTGCAGTATTTTTAGTTGGTGGTGGAGCACACACACCAGGCATTTTAGAAGCAATATCTGAAAAATTAAATTTACCACCTCAAAGAATTGCTATTAAGGATAGACAAGCAGTAATTGAATGTATTTCTGATAATAAACTAGGATCAGCTGGAGTAACTGTATTAGGAATTGCTTTAACGGCATTAAGGAGTATGGGAAATGACTTTATTGACGTTATTTTAAATAATGATGTAATTAGTTTGTTTAATTCCCATAAGCATACAATCATGGATGTTTTACTTCAAGCAGGAATAAATCCTTCATTATTAATAAGTAAAAATGGTAAAAGTGCTAGATTCAATTATAATGGCTGCAAGAGAATTGTCTTTGGTGAATATGGTACCAATGCTAAAATTACAATTAATGGAGAAGAGGCAACTTTAGAAACAGAAGTTAAAGCTAATGACAATATAAACTTAGAATATGCTCAAAATGGTAGAGATGCGGCACCTAAATTATCTGAACATATTAGAAATATTAATTCAATAGCTATTAATTTAGGAGATGAAATAATAAACATTGATCCTATAATTCTTGTTAACGAAAAGCCAGAAACTATAAATTATATAATAAAAAACAATGATGATATAAGAGTGTTTTTGCCAACTAAGGTAAGCGAATTTAAAAAATATGTTTTAAAAGAAAAAGTGAATTTAATAAAAGATGATATGCCTTTAGAGGATGATTATGAATTAATCGAAGGTGATTATATTATTAAAGAAGTTGTAGAAGTTGATGAAATTGAAACTGTTCAAGAAAACATAGTAAATGATGATAAAGAGTTTGACGGCTTTGAGGAGGAGGCAACTATTGAACTTGATAAAGAAGTAATAGATAGTTCATCTAAAAAAGAACCTGCAATAATTAATGATGGATTTCATAGTATAACAGTAACTATCAATGGAGAAAATAAAATATTAATGGGAAAATCAGAATATGTTATTGTTGATATTTTTGACTATATAGATTTTAATTTGACTATAGCTCAAGGGATAATTAATTTAACTTTGAATGGGGAGAAAGCTGCATATACCGCTAAGTTAAAAGAAGGCGATGTTGTAGAAGTATTTTGGAGTAAAAACTAGGAGAATAATTGTCAGTAGATAATTATAAATGGGCAATATTAACAATGATCAATTAAGAAATATGGAGGAAGCAATAAGTGATAGATTTTAAAAATGAAGCAGACGCTATAAAAGAGGAATTAATTAAAATAAGAAGAGATTTGCATGAGCATCCAGAGCTTGGCTTTGAAGAAGTGAGAACTTCTAAGGTGATCAAGGCTTTCTTGGAGGCAAATGGAATACAATATATTGAAGTGGCTAAAACAGGTGTATGTGGAATTATAAAAGGAACTAAAGAAGGCAATAATAAAACGGTAGCTTTAAGAGGAGATATTGATGCTCTTCCTATTAAAGATGCGAAAACCTGTGAATTTAAATCTAAAATAGATGGGAAAATGCATGCCTGTGGACATGATGCACATACGACAATTCTTATGGGGGCTGCAAAGTTATTAAATGATCATAAGGATGAATTTTCTGGGAATGTAAAGTTATTATTTGAACCGGCTGAAGAAACAACGGGGGGAGCTACTCCTATGATAAATGAAGGAGTTTTAGAAAATCCAAAGGTTGATTGCGTTCTTGGACTTCATGTAGATGAAGAAACTGAATGTGGAACTATTAAAATAAAAAAAGGTGTTGTAAATGCAGCTTCAAATCCATTCAACATTAAGATTACAGGACAAGGAGGACATGGGGCCTCACCTCATACTACTGTTGATCCAATTGTGATTGCAAGTCATATTGTAGTAGCACTTCAAACAATAGTTAGCAGAGAAATAGCTCCTGTAAATCCTATTGTTATAACAGTTGGAACTTTACAGGCTGGAACAGCTCAGAATATTATTCCAGGGGAAGCAACCTTAAGTGGAATGATTAGAACTATGACTAAAGAAGATAGAGCCTTTGCAGTAAAAAGATTAAATGAAGTAGTAAATGGAATTGCTCAAATGTCTAGAGCAAAGGCAGAAATAAAAGTAGATGAAAGTTATCCGTGTCTTTATAATGCTGATGAATTTGTAGATTTAATTTGTGATAGTGCAACAGAAATTATAGGGAGAGAAAATGTTATAGAGCAAAGAGCTCCTAAAATGGGGGTTGAAAGTTTTGCTTACTTTGCTAATGAAAGGCCAAGTGCATTTTATTTCTTAGGTTCAGGAAATAAAGAAAAAGGAACTACTGAACCTGCTCATAGCAATTTGTTTAACATTGATGAAGATTGCCTTACCATAGGGGTTTCTATTCAAGCGTTAGCAGCTTATAATTATTTAGCTAAATAAGCAAAGAGAAATTAGGATAATAGACATAGCAATGTTCAGTGGTCAAGGATCAGTGTTCAATTGTCAGTCAATCATTGACCTGGGACAGTTGAATATTGATAATTGACCATTTATGCCTTATTAGAGTGTTCGGAAATATTAGAATTGACAAGGTGTGATTAAAAAGGTAAAATTCACAAGGATGATTAAATGAAAAATGTCAATTGAAAACTATAAAATTGAAATTGTTAACCATAAAACTGAAAAGCAACAACTGCAAACATAGAAACAATAACTAGTAAACTGACCAACTGCAACAGAAACTCTAAATTGTAGATTGTGATCTATAAACTGCAACTGTAAATTGTGAAATACAACTGTGAATTGTAGACTGAACAACTACAACTGTTAACTGTAAATTGTAAACTGTAAACTGTAAACTGAACAAAAGGTGGGATTATATTTGAAAATAGAAATAGGTCCAAATGAGGCGGGCCAGAGATTAGATAAATTTTTAAGAAAATTATTAAAGGATGTACCATTAAGTGCTATCTTTAAGGCTTTAAGAAAAAAAGATATCAGAGTAAATGGTAAAAAGCAAAATGAAAAATATTTCCTAGAAGAAGGAGATATCGTTGAAATTAAATACATACAAAGCAATAAAGAAGACAAATCTGAAAAATTCATAAAAGTTGATCCTAAAAGAATTAAAATTGTATATGAAGATGAAAATGTGTTAATAATTGAGAAGTGGCCTGATGTATTAGTGCATTCAGATAATAAGGAGAGTCAGGAACCTAATCTTACAGATTATGTACTTTCATACTTAAATGAAAAAGGTGATTATATACCAGAGAATGAATTGACCTTTACACCAGCAGCATGTAATAGGCTTGATAGAAATACAGCTGGAATGGTTGTCTTTGGGAAATCCTTTGAAGGATTAAAATGTATTAACGAAGCTATAAGAGAAGATGAAGTTAAAAAATATTATTACACTCTAGCAAAAGGAAAAATAAGAGATGGACTTCATGAAGCTTATATCTTAAAAAATCCTGAAACTAATATTTCAAAGATATATGAAACAGAAGTTCCGGGATCTAAAAAAATTGCAATGAAAATAACTACAGTAGAAACTAATGGTGCTTATTCCCTTATAGATATTAATTTAATTACAGGAAGAAGTCATCAAATTAGGGCTCATTTAGCTCATTTAGGAAACCCTATTATTGGAGATAATAAATATGGAGATAAGAAACTAAATTCATTTTTTGAAAATAAATATGGTTTAAATTATCAATATTTATATGCATACAAATTAAATTTCAGACAAATTAATGGTAAGCTTGAATATTTAAGAAATAAGACTATTGCAGTTGCATTACCTCCAATACTTAAAAAAATAAAGCAAGATGTATTTAAATTTTCACTTTAACAGGAGGTAATTATGGAAGAGAAGTCGACCAGCAGTAGTAAAGGCTTTTTAATTCTTTCAGTTGCTGGGCTTTTAACGAAAGTAATATCAGTATTTTACATACCTCTTCTTCAAAGAATAATAGGGCTTAACGGCTATGGAATATATCAAAACTGTTATGAAGTATTTTTATTTGCTTATGCAGTTACAAATTTAGGTACTCAGCCAGCTATAGCAAAAGTAGTGGCAGAACTTACGGCATTAGGAAAACCTAATGATGCTGTGAGGGCTCTTAAAATATCGCGGACTATTTTAGCAGTAGTAGGAGCAGTTATAACAATATTTTTGATGTTATTTGCATTTAATATTGGAGATGCTATTGGAAATCCAGATGCATCCTATGGAATATTAATGCTAGCTCCAAGTATATTTGTTACAACGCTTTTATCATCTTATAGAGGATATTTTCAAGGTAGACATAGTATGACTGCTATAGCCGTATCTCAAGTATTAGAGCAAGTTATCAATATTGCTGTAAGCTTAGCATGTGCATATTTCTTAGTTAAAATAAGTATTAAATATGGTAGTGCTGGAGGTACAATTGGTACTTCGGTTGGAGCAGCAGTAGCCTGTGTTTACATGGTTTATATTTATAGCCGAAATAATTATGAAGAAGAATCTATTGAAGAACAAAAAGATAACAAAAGAGTAAGGACAAGGCATATAATTAAAAAATTAATTAGATATGGGTTGCCAATTACATTGACTTCAGGTCTTCAAAATTTCGGAAGCTTAGTTGATATGGTTAATGTAAATAGTAGACTGGCGTTTGCAGGCTTTAGTATGGAACAAGCTCAAATGCTTTATGGTGTACTAGGTAGGTATAAAACTTTGTTATCAGTTCCGCTTATAGTTGTAACAGCGCTTGGAACAACTGTTTTGCCAACTATAGCAGCAGCTATGGCCTTAAGGGATAAGAAAGAAATAAGGAGAAAGTCTTCTTTTGCCTTTAGATTAACTTTTATAATAACAATACCAGCAGCTGTAGGGCTTTCTGCTATGGCAAAGGAAGTTTTTGAATTACTATATGGAACAGAACAAGGATTTAATTTAATGGTAATAGGTTCAGTAGTACTAGTGCTTATGGCTGTTGTACAAATACAAACCGTTATACTTCAAAGTATGAACAAGCTTTATTTTGTCCTTGGTACTTTTTGTATAGGTATAATTGCTAAAATAGCTGCAAACTATATCTTAGTTGGAATACATGATATAAATATTCTAGGAGTAGTTGCAGGTAACTTTTTGTGGTTTGTAATACCAATGATTTTAAATCAAAGAGCTTTAAAGAAAGCTCTTAGGGTGAAAATTCCACTATTTAGAAATATGCTTCAACCACTTTTTGCGTCAGCAATAATGGCATTAGTTATATATATACTTAAAACACCAACAAATATATTAATTACAATTACAAATGGAAATATGGCATTGAAATTAATATCAACAATAATTATTATTTCTGTTTCAGGGTTTGCTTATTTATACATAATGATATTATTTGGAGGAATTAGAAAGAGTGATGTAGATGCTATTTCTGTAAGGATTTATAACTATCTTCCTAGATTCCTAAGGAAAAAACTTAAATAATTATAAGTGATCAACTTAAATAATGCTCAATTATCAATGTGTACATATGTATTGATAATTGAGCATTTATTATTGATAATTAATTATTAAACCTAGGATTATTGTTTAGATAGTTCTAGGTTTTATTCATTTTCTCCGAAAGTTCCAAGGTAAACAAATATTGAGAAAACAAGGCCCATGATAATGAAATTATTTATAATTAAGGAGTGAGTATATATATGTTTTGAAAAAATATTTATAATTAAAAAAGTTAAAAAACCAAGCATTAAATATATTATAATATTAGATTTGTTTAAATTAAGATTAATATGTTTCTTAACCTCATGAAGATTAAGGATGAATCCAATAGTGCAGGCTATTAGCATGGTTATACTATATCCAAAAATATTAATTGAAGGAATACCTGTAAAGATAAATAAGCATATCAATTCAATTATAGCTTCAATTAAGGAGTTTCTTAGAATAATACCTTGTCTATTTAGTCCATTCAAAATTCCAAACATAGTTATTGCAGGAAAAAATATTGGTGAAGTTAGGGAAGCAAATCTTATATATTGTCCCAAATCAGATCTGCTATAAAACATTTCTCCCAAGGAATTTGGGATTACATTACAAATTATCGAAGTTGCTATTCCAAGTAAAAAAGCAACTTTTAACACTTTTTTAATTCTAATGGAAGCTTCATATTGTTTACCTAATACCAAGGATTGAGAAAGATCTGGGATTAGTAAGGTATTAATTGTAGTAACAATAATTAATGGTATCATAATTACGCTAAGAGCCATTCCAGTATATTTTCCAATCATAGATAAAGCTGTAGGATAATTAAAACCAGCAGCAAGTAACCGTCTAGGAACAATTAAGGTAGATAAAGTTCCTAAAATATTAGTTAAAAAGCCATTTAGACATAAAGGAAGTGCTATCACTATGACATCAAAAAGAAGCTGAACTCTACTTTCTGTTCGTTCTTTTGATAAAGGCATTTTTTTGATTGAATATTTATAATAAATATATAAAAAAAATAAACTTTGAAATTCGCCTATACATAGTGCAACTGTAGCAAGTGTAACCATGCTTTCAAGGGTTTGAGCTTTGGTTAAGAAAATAAGAAGGCTTACAGTTAAAATTCTCATAGCTTTTTCAAAAATATCAATTATAGCTGGAACTGTAATTTTTGAAGTTCCATAAAAGTAACCCTTTAGAATATTAGAAATTGCTATACATACCATAGCAGGACAAATTACTTTTATTGCACTTATAGTTCTAACGTCATTAACTCCATATTTGCCTATGACTGGGGCTGATAAAAAAACAATAATACCAATTAAGAAAGCCCAAGATATATTAAACAATGAAACAATTCTAATGGTCTTGACTATGTTTTGATGTTCACCCTTTTGATTGTAAACAGCAGTTATTTTAGAAATTGATGCAACGATACCAGCAGTCATAAGACATATAAATAAATTGTAAATAGGCATAACAAGATTATACAAACCCATTCCCTCAGCACCTAAAACTTTAGAAAGGTATATAGAAAAAATAAAGCCAAGGATCCCAGTGGTTATATTTGAGGCTATAAGTAAAAAAGAATTTTTTAAAAAATTGTCATTAGGCAAAATTATTTCACTCCTTTAAGCTTGGCACAATGCAAAAAATATGTAATACTTAT
The window above is part of the Clostridium saccharoperbutylacetonicum N1-4(HMT) genome. Proteins encoded here:
- the spoVB gene encoding stage V sporulation protein B, encoding MPNDNFLKNSFLLIASNITTGILGFIFSIYLSKVLGAEGMGLYNLVMPIYNLFICLMTAGIVASISKITAVYNQKGEHQNIVKTIRIVSLFNISWAFLIGIIVFLSAPVIGKYGVNDVRTISAIKVICPAMVCIAISNILKGYFYGTSKITVPAIIDIFEKAMRILTVSLLIFLTKAQTLESMVTLATVALCIGEFQSLFFLYIYYKYSIKKMPLSKERTESRVQLLFDVIVIALPLCLNGFLTNILGTLSTLIVPRRLLAAGFNYPTALSMIGKYTGMALSVIMIPLIIVTTINTLLIPDLSQSLVLGKQYEASIRIKKVLKVAFLLGIATSIICNVIPNSLGEMFYSRSDLGQYIRFASLTSPIFFPAITMFGILNGLNRQGIILRNSLIEAIIELICLFIFTGIPSINIFGYSITMLIACTIGFILNLHEVKKHINLNLNKSNIIIYLMLGFLTFLIINIFSKHIYTHSLIINNFIIMGLVFSIFVYLGTFGENE